A segment of the Alphaproteobacteria bacterium genome:
GGGCCACCCTGCCGCCGGCAAGGCGATGGCCGGCGGCCGGGCCACCGCCTATGTCTGCGCCGCGATGACCTGCTCGCCGCCGGTCACCGACGCGCAGGAGCTCGCCGCCATCCTCGCCCGCCCGCCGCTCGCCGCGGCAGACTGAGGCGCCCGCTTCGGCCGCCGCGGGCGCGGCTGTAGGGACGGGCGGCCAATTGACCTGTGGCCTGCGCAAGCCCGCGCGTCCGCGCCACGCCCCTCCCCAACCCTCCCCCGTGGCCGGGGGAGGGGGTGCGTGGTGCGCTTCTGGTGCACGCAGCGCTTGTGCATCCGTTGCCGCCGGTCCGGCAGCGGTGCGGCGGCGGACTCCGGCCGGGCGGGGGTGTATGGTGGGCGCATGACCGATGCCGACGACATCTGCGTGCTGGACAGCCCGGTCGGGCGGCTGCGGGCGGAATTCGCCGGCGGCACGCTGCTGCGGCTGGGCTGGACGCGGCAGCCGACGGTTGCGCCGGCCTCGGCCGCGGCGCGGGCGCTGGCGGCGGAGCTGGCGGCCTATTTCGCCGGCGAGCTGCGCCGCTTCGCCGTGCCGGCCGACCCGCGCGGCACGCCGTTCCAGCGCGCGTTGTGGGACGCGATGGTGGCGATCCCCTACGGCGAGACCCGCAGCTATGGCGCGGTGGCGGCGGAGCTGGGCGCGTCGGCGCGGGCGGTCGGCACCGCCTGCGGCGACAATCCGATCCCGATCGTGGTGCCGTGCCACCGCATCTTGGCGGCCGACGGCATGGGCGGCTACAGCGGCCGCGGCGGGCTCGCCACGAAGCGCGCGCTGCTGCGGCTGGAGGGCGCGCGCATGCCGGCCGAACAACTCGACCTGCCGCTCGGCTGACCCTATTGTTCGGCTCCATAACCGAACCAACCACGCGCAGAGGGGGAAGCCGGCCATGGCCACCATCACCATCGATGCCAGCGACGGCAGCGGATCGTTCAAGGCCTTCGTCGCCCGGCCGGCCGACGGCGGCGGGCCGGCGGTGATCGCGATCCAGGAGATCTTCGGCATCAACCAGGTGATGCGCGACATCTGCGCCGACCTGGCCGAGCAGGGCTATATCGCCGTCTGCCCCGACCTGTTCTGGCGGCAGGAGCCGGGCATCGAGCTGACCGACCGCACCGAGGCCGAATGGGGCCGCGCCTTCCAGCTGTACCAGGGCTTCGACGAGGCCAAGGGCGTGGACGACCTGAAGGCGACCATCGCGGCGGCGCGGGCGCTGCAGGGCGCCAGCGGCGCGGTCGGCACCGTCGGCTACTGCCTGGGCGGCAAGCTGGCCTATCTGTGCGCCACCCGCACCGACGCCGACTGCAACGTCGGCTATTACGGCGTCGGCATCGAGGCGGCGCTGGGCGAGGCCGGGCACATCCACCGCCCGCTGATGCTGCACATCGCCGAGAAGGACCAGTTCTGCCCGCCCGAGGCGCAGGCCCAGATCAAGGAGGCGCTGGCCAAGGTCAAGCACGTCTCGATCCACAGCTATGCCGGCATGGACCACGCCTTCGCCCGCCCCGGCGGCGCCCACTACGACGAGGACGCGGCCGAGACCGCCAACCGCCGCACCCGCGAGTTCTTCGCCAAGCACCTGTCCTGAGCCAGCGCGTGGCGGGGGTGCGTGGCAGAGGCGGGGTGCGTCCTTCGAGACGGCGCGCGGCGCGCGCCTCCTCAGGATGAGGGGCGCGGTGCGTGGCGGGGCATTCGGCAAGGCGGCTTGGCGGGGGCGGGGTGCGTCCTTCGAGACGGCGCGGGCGCGCCTCCTCAGGATAGGGGCGGTGCATGGCGGGGCATTCGGCAAGGCGGTGGCGGGGCGGGTGCGTCCTTCGAGACGCGCCGTGCGCGCCTCCTCAGGATGAGGGGCGGGTGCGTGGCGGGGGCGCGTGCCGGGTGTGGACGGACGTGTGCCGACCGGCGCCGGCGGCGGATGGCGGCCTCCTGCTTCGCCTCATCCTGAGGAGCCGCCCGCAGGGCGGCGTCTCGAAGGACGCACCGGCACCGAACGCCCGCCACAGCGCGCGGCCTGTGCAGAGGAGCCGCCCATGGGGCAGCGTCCCGAAGGACGCGCCGCCTGCGGGCCGGCCGCACGATTTCGCATAACCTGAAACCCGGAGAACAGATCATGGCGCACGCCATTCGCATTCACCAGACCGGCGGGCCGGAGGTGCTGAGCTGGGACGAGATCAGCGTCGGCGACCCCGGCCCCGGCGAGATCCGGGTGCGGCAGACCGCGGTCGGGCTGAACTACATCGACACCTATCACCGCGGCGGGCTGTATCCGATGGCGGCGATGCCGGCGGTGATCGGCATGGAGGCGGCCGGCGTGGTCGATGCGGTCGGCGAGGGCGTTGCCGGTTTCAAGGCCGGCGACCGCATCGCCTATGGCACCTGCCTGGGCGGCTATGCCGAGACCCGGCTGATGCCGGCGGAAAAGGCGGTGAGGCTGCCCGACGCGATCGACGACCGCAGCGCCGCGGCGATGATGCTGCAGGGCATGACCGTGGAATATCTGATCCGCCGCACCTTCAAGGTGGAGCCGGGCCACAACGTGCTGCTGCACGCGGCGGCCGGCGGCGTCGGCCTGATCGCCAGCCAGTGGCTGAACCACCTCGGCGCCACCGTGATCGGCACCGTCGGCTCGGCGGAGAAGGCCGAGCTGGCCAAGGCGCACGGCTGCCACCACGTGATCAACTACCGCACCGAGGACTTCGTCAAGCGGACCCGGGAGATCACCGACGGCAAGGGCGTCGCGGTGGTCTATGACGGCGTCGGCAAGGACACCTTCATGGGCTCGCTGGACTGCCTGCGCCCGCGCGGCATGATGGTCAGCTTCGGCAACGCCTCCGGTCCGGTACCGGATTTCAGCCTGCTGGTGCTGTCGGCCAAGGGCTCGCTGTACGTCACCCGGCCGACGCTGATGACCTATACCGCCACCCGCGCCGAGCTGGAGGAAAGCGCGCACGCGCTGTTCGACGTGGTCGCCGGCGGCAAGGTCAGGATCGAGGTCGAGCAGACCTATCCGCTGAAGGACACCGCCCAGGCCCATCGCGACCTGGAGGCGCGCAAGACCACCGGCTCGACCGTGCTGCTGCCATAGCGGCGGCCGGCACGACGCCGTGCCGGCACGAGGGGCCGAACCGGGCACGCTGGCCGGGCGGATCGCGGCGGCGCTGGACGACGCAGGCAAGCGTGTCGACGGACCGGACCGGCTGCGGCTCGACGATCTGGCGCCGGTCGACGAGTTCCACCTGTGCGGGCCGGCGGCGACCGCGGCGCTGATCGCGCGGCTGGACCCGGCCGCCGGCATGCACGTGCTCGACGCCGGCTGCGGGCTGGGCGGGCCGGCCCGGCGGCTGGCGCAGGCGCGCGGCTGCCGGGTCACCGGGGTCGACCTCGACGCCGCGCTGTGCGCCGCCGGCAACGCGCTGTCGGCCTGGACCGGGCTCGACGACCGGGTCGCGCTGCTGCGCGGCGACGTCACCGACCTCGCCGCCTTCGCCGACGCCGGCTTCGACGCGGCCTGGTCGCTGCATGTCGGCATGAACGTCGCCGACAAGCACCGGTTCTATCGGGAAATCGCCCGCGTGCTCAGGCCCGGCGCCCGCTTCGTGCTCTACGACGTGGTGAGGGTGGCCGGCGACGGCCCGGCGCTGCCGGTACCCTGGGCCCGCCGGCCGGCGCAGTCGCACCTGGCGACGGAGGCGGCGATGGCCGCCGCGCTGCAGGCCGCCGGCTTCGCCATCGAGGTCCGCGACGACTGGACCGAACGGGCGCGGGCCTTCCTCGTGCGCAGGCTGGCGAAGCCCGGGCTGCCGCCGCTGGGCCTGCACCTGGTGGTCGGCGACGACCTGCCGACGATGCTGGAAAACCTGCTGTACGCGCTCGGCGACGGCCGTGTGCGCGTGGCGGCGCTGACGGCAAGGCGAACGGACGCCCGGTCGCGTGCGCGCTGATGCCAGGCGCGGCGCTGGTACGCGCCAGCTACTGGTTCATCGACTGGAAGAAATCGGAGTTGGTCTTGGAGTGCCGCAGCTTGTCGAGCAGGAATTCCATCGAGTCGGTGGTGCCCATCGGCATCAGGATGCGGCGCAGCACCCACATCTTCGACAGCGTGCCCTTGTCGACCAGCAGCTCCTCCTTGCGGGTGCCGGACTTGCCGATGTCGATCGCCGGGAAGGTGCGCTTGTCGGCCAGCTTGCGGTCGA
Coding sequences within it:
- a CDS encoding methylated-DNA--[protein]-cysteine S-methyltransferase → MTDADDICVLDSPVGRLRAEFAGGTLLRLGWTRQPTVAPASAAARALAAELAAYFAGELRRFAVPADPRGTPFQRALWDAMVAIPYGETRSYGAVAAELGASARAVGTACGDNPIPIVVPCHRILAADGMGGYSGRGGLATKRALLRLEGARMPAEQLDLPLG
- a CDS encoding dienelactone hydrolase family protein; this translates as MATITIDASDGSGSFKAFVARPADGGGPAVIAIQEIFGINQVMRDICADLAEQGYIAVCPDLFWRQEPGIELTDRTEAEWGRAFQLYQGFDEAKGVDDLKATIAAARALQGASGAVGTVGYCLGGKLAYLCATRTDADCNVGYYGVGIEAALGEAGHIHRPLMLHIAEKDQFCPPEAQAQIKEALAKVKHVSIHSYAGMDHAFARPGGAHYDEDAAETANRRTREFFAKHLS
- a CDS encoding quinone oxidoreductase, with translation MAHAIRIHQTGGPEVLSWDEISVGDPGPGEIRVRQTAVGLNYIDTYHRGGLYPMAAMPAVIGMEAAGVVDAVGEGVAGFKAGDRIAYGTCLGGYAETRLMPAEKAVRLPDAIDDRSAAAMMLQGMTVEYLIRRTFKVEPGHNVLLHAAAGGVGLIASQWLNHLGATVIGTVGSAEKAELAKAHGCHHVINYRTEDFVKRTREITDGKGVAVVYDGVGKDTFMGSLDCLRPRGMMVSFGNASGPVPDFSLLVLSAKGSLYVTRPTLMTYTATRAELEESAHALFDVVAGGKVRIEVEQTYPLKDTAQAHRDLEARKTTGSTVLLP
- a CDS encoding methyltransferase domain-containing protein, with translation MPARGAEPGTLAGRIAAALDDAGKRVDGPDRLRLDDLAPVDEFHLCGPAATAALIARLDPAAGMHVLDAGCGLGGPARRLAQARGCRVTGVDLDAALCAAGNALSAWTGLDDRVALLRGDVTDLAAFADAGFDAAWSLHVGMNVADKHRFYREIARVLRPGARFVLYDVVRVAGDGPALPVPWARRPAQSHLATEAAMAAALQAAGFAIEVRDDWTERARAFLVRRLAKPGLPPLGLHLVVGDDLPTMLENLLYALGDGRVRVAALTARRTDARSRAR